A single region of the Hippoglossus hippoglossus isolate fHipHip1 chromosome 17, fHipHip1.pri, whole genome shotgun sequence genome encodes:
- the LOC117778457 gene encoding vacuolar protein sorting-associated protein 4B isoform X2 has protein sequence MATNNNLQKAIDLASKAAQEDKAQNYEEALRLYQAAVQYFLHVVKYEAQGDKAKHSIRAKCAEYLDRAEKLKEYLKKKEKAPPAKPVKESQSDDKGNESDEGDDPEKKKFQNQLSGAIVMEKPNIQWSDVAGLEGAKEALKEAVILPIKFPHLFTGKRTPWRGILLFGPPGTGKSYLAKAVATEANNSTFFSISSSDLVSKWLGESEKLVKNLFTLAREHNPSIIFIDEIDSLCGSRSENESEAARRIKTEFLVQMQGVGNNNEGVLVLGATNIPWTLDSAIRRRFEKRIYIPLPEEHARSFMFKLHLGSTPSSLSDSDFVTLGKKTEGYSGADISVIVRDALMQPVRKVQSATHFKRVRGPSRTDPNAIVDDLLTPCSPGDPNAIEMSWMDVPGEKLLEPIVCMSDMQRSLTSTKPTVNDQDLDKLKKFTDDFGQEG, from the exons ATGGCTACCAACAATAATTTACAG AAAGCCATCGATCTCGCCAGCAAGGCGGCTCAGGAGGATAAAGCTCAGAACTACGAGGAGGCTCTGCGTCTCTACCAGGCTGCAGTTCAGTACTTTCTTCATGTGGTGAAAT ATGAAGCACAGGGTGATAAAGCTAAACATAGCATCCGGGCGAAGTGTGCTGAATACTTGGACAGAGCCGAGAAGTTGAAGGAGTATctaaagaagaaagagaaagctCCTCCTGCTAAGCCTGTCAAAGAGTCACAGTCCGATGACAAAGG gaatgaaagtgatgaaggtgatgatccTGAGAAAAAGAAGTTCCAAAATCAGCTCTCGG GTGCAATTGTTATGGAGAAACCAAACATCCAATGGAGTGACGTCGCTGGTTTAGAAGGAGCCAAGGAGGCACTGAAAGAAGCCGTTATTCTTCCAATCAAATTCCCCCACCTTTTCACTG GAAAGAGAACTCCATGGAGAGGGATCTTGCTCTTTGGACCTCCAGGCACAGGCAAGTCCTATCTGGCTAAAGCTGTTGCCACGGAGGCAAACAACTCAACgttcttctccatctcctcttctgACCTCGTCTCTAAATGGCTCGGAGAGAGTGAAAA ATTGGTGAAGAATCTTTTTACCCTTGCGAGGGAACACAATCCTTCCATCATCTTCATCGATGAGATTGACTCGCTGTGTGGATCAAGAAGTGAGAACGAGAGTGAGGCCGCTCGGCGTATTAAGACAGAATTCCTGGTTCAGATGCAGG gtGTGGGGAATAACAACGAGGGAGTGCTGGTACTCGGGGCAACAAACATCCCGTGGACCCTAGACTCAGCCATCAGAAGAAG ATTTGAGAAAAGGATCTACATCCCGCTGCCTGAAGAGCACGCCCGCTCTTTCATGTTCAAGCTCCACCTGGGATCGACTCCCAGCAGCCTCAGTGATTCTGACTTTGTCACTCTGGGCAAGAAGACAGAAGGATACTCTGGAGCAGACATAAGTGTCATCGTCAGAGATGCTCTAATGCAGCCAGTTCGAAAGGTCCAGTCAGCAACCCACTTCAAACGg GTACGAGGCCCATCCAGGACAGACCCCAACGCTATTGTGGACGACCTCTTGACTCCTTGTTCACCTGGTGATCCCAACGCAATTGAAATGTCGTGGATGGATGTCCCCGGGGAGAAGCTATTGGAACCTATAGTATGCATG TCCGACATGCAGAGGTCTCTGACCAGCACAAAGCCAACAGTCAACGATCAAGAtctggacaaactgaaaaaattcACAGACGACTTTGGACAGGAAGGCTAG
- the LOC117778457 gene encoding vacuolar protein sorting-associated protein 4B isoform X1, which produces MDPTNLQKAIATAKKASEEDQAGNYEEAILSYQHAVKYFLHILKREPQGKDGNQKIRDRCKLYLDRVEELQKYLENKEKAIDLASKAAQEDKAQNYEEALRLYQAAVQYFLHVVKYEAQGDKAKHSIRAKCAEYLDRAEKLKEYLKKKEKAPPAKPVKESQSDDKGNESDEGDDPEKKKFQNQLSGAIVMEKPNIQWSDVAGLEGAKEALKEAVILPIKFPHLFTGKRTPWRGILLFGPPGTGKSYLAKAVATEANNSTFFSISSSDLVSKWLGESEKLVKNLFTLAREHNPSIIFIDEIDSLCGSRSENESEAARRIKTEFLVQMQGVGNNNEGVLVLGATNIPWTLDSAIRRRFEKRIYIPLPEEHARSFMFKLHLGSTPSSLSDSDFVTLGKKTEGYSGADISVIVRDALMQPVRKVQSATHFKRVRGPSRTDPNAIVDDLLTPCSPGDPNAIEMSWMDVPGEKLLEPIVCMSDMQRSLTSTKPTVNDQDLDKLKKFTDDFGQEG; this is translated from the exons ATGGATCCAACGAACCTACAG AAAGCCATTGCCACGGCAAAGAAGGCCTCAGAGGAGGACCAGGCCGGGAACTACGAGGAGGCCATCCTCTCCTATCAGCACGCTGTCAAGTACTTTCTGCACATTTTGAAAC GTGAACCTCAGGGTAAAGATGGCAACCAGAAGATCAGAGATCGGTGCAAACTGTACCTGGACAGAGTGGAGGAACTGCAGAAGTACCTCGAGAATAAAGAG AAAGCCATCGATCTCGCCAGCAAGGCGGCTCAGGAGGATAAAGCTCAGAACTACGAGGAGGCTCTGCGTCTCTACCAGGCTGCAGTTCAGTACTTTCTTCATGTGGTGAAAT ATGAAGCACAGGGTGATAAAGCTAAACATAGCATCCGGGCGAAGTGTGCTGAATACTTGGACAGAGCCGAGAAGTTGAAGGAGTATctaaagaagaaagagaaagctCCTCCTGCTAAGCCTGTCAAAGAGTCACAGTCCGATGACAAAGG gaatgaaagtgatgaaggtgatgatccTGAGAAAAAGAAGTTCCAAAATCAGCTCTCGG GTGCAATTGTTATGGAGAAACCAAACATCCAATGGAGTGACGTCGCTGGTTTAGAAGGAGCCAAGGAGGCACTGAAAGAAGCCGTTATTCTTCCAATCAAATTCCCCCACCTTTTCACTG GAAAGAGAACTCCATGGAGAGGGATCTTGCTCTTTGGACCTCCAGGCACAGGCAAGTCCTATCTGGCTAAAGCTGTTGCCACGGAGGCAAACAACTCAACgttcttctccatctcctcttctgACCTCGTCTCTAAATGGCTCGGAGAGAGTGAAAA ATTGGTGAAGAATCTTTTTACCCTTGCGAGGGAACACAATCCTTCCATCATCTTCATCGATGAGATTGACTCGCTGTGTGGATCAAGAAGTGAGAACGAGAGTGAGGCCGCTCGGCGTATTAAGACAGAATTCCTGGTTCAGATGCAGG gtGTGGGGAATAACAACGAGGGAGTGCTGGTACTCGGGGCAACAAACATCCCGTGGACCCTAGACTCAGCCATCAGAAGAAG ATTTGAGAAAAGGATCTACATCCCGCTGCCTGAAGAGCACGCCCGCTCTTTCATGTTCAAGCTCCACCTGGGATCGACTCCCAGCAGCCTCAGTGATTCTGACTTTGTCACTCTGGGCAAGAAGACAGAAGGATACTCTGGAGCAGACATAAGTGTCATCGTCAGAGATGCTCTAATGCAGCCAGTTCGAAAGGTCCAGTCAGCAACCCACTTCAAACGg GTACGAGGCCCATCCAGGACAGACCCCAACGCTATTGTGGACGACCTCTTGACTCCTTGTTCACCTGGTGATCCCAACGCAATTGAAATGTCGTGGATGGATGTCCCCGGGGAGAAGCTATTGGAACCTATAGTATGCATG TCCGACATGCAGAGGTCTCTGACCAGCACAAAGCCAACAGTCAACGATCAAGAtctggacaaactgaaaaaattcACAGACGACTTTGGACAGGAAGGCTAG